AAAGAGCTTTGAAATCGGCATTATGGATTACCTGCACGCGAGTGTTGTCTTGTAGTACCTTCACAGTGGCGGAGCGTGGTCCTTTATCGACGAGTGCCATTTCGCCGACAACCTGGCCGCTGCCCAAATGAATAATACTTTGAGGCGTGGGCGCAGCGGCTCGAACCAATACTTCGGCAGCGCCCTGTGAGATGATGTAAAATTCATCTCCGATCTCGTTTTCAGTAACAAGTATTTCGCCCTTGCTAAGATTGCGTGACTTACATATTGCAGCAATGGCTTCCAGTTCTTCGGTATTCAGCCCTCTGAAGAGTTCAATGTTGCGAATTAACTCTAATAAGTTCATCTCTCCTCCAATAACTACGCCTGATAGATATTGTAGCTTGCTTTCAGATGATTGACAACATTCGACTTACTGGCGGCTTGACTTCTCGGCGCAATCCATTAGACTTAATGGCCTTGTGAGCCTTAATTACAGCCGGGTCTCTGGAAATCACTGTGGTGGTTATTCGTATTTGGGGATGTGAAGCGGGCTTTGCCCGCTTCACATCCCCAAATACAGGGTTTTTCATGGTAGTTTCAAAGAGCCTTATGGTCAGGATATCTTATGCAACAAAATTATGATACCGTACGCAAAATAGCCGACCTTTTTGAAAATGGCGGCATTGACGAAAAAGAGATTGAAAAAGCTATTAAAGTCATTATCGAAGCGGTTGGCGAAGACCCGCAACGTGAGGGTTTGCAACGCACCCCCGAACGGGTTGCCAGTGCGTATAGCGAGTTGTTGGCAGGTTATCGCACCGACCCCATCGAGTTGCTGAACGGCGCGTTATTTGAAGTGAATTACGATGAAATGGTCATCGTGCGCGATATTGAATTCTACAGCCTTTGTGAACATCATATGATCCCATTTTTAGGACGGGCGCACGTTGCCTATCTTCCTAATGGGCGCGTAATCGGGCTTTCAAAAATCCCCCGCATTGTCGATATGTTTGCCCGCCGCTTGCAAGTACAAGAGCGCATGACGCAGCAAATCGCCGATCTGATTGATGAACTTTTAGACCCGCGCGGTGTAGCGGTTGTGCTCGAAGGCGTACATCTTTGCTCCATGATGCGCGGCGTAAAAAAACATGATGCCCGTATGACCACATCGTCCATGGTGGGGCACTTTCGGAGAAATATGGCGACCCGGCAGGAATTTCTGGATAATATCAGTCGAGGATCAACTCCCCTGCGATTTTAGAAGTCCTCAAAAATAAACGGGATATTCGGACGAGCGTTTGGGGTGATCCTGTTTCCGGGCGCTGGTTTACTCATTGGGGTGGATTCAATAAAACTTCGGCGCGCAATGTGATGGGGGTTTCTGCGAGCAAATCATTGGCAAGATCGCACAACCGTCTGCCATCCTGTGGTTGCTGCAACTCGGGCAGCAATTCTGCAACAGGCACAGCCAGATGGGCATACTTCCACAGATCAGGTTCAATCAGCACATCATCAATCAGCAACACATCCAGATCAATCGTGCGCGCGGCGAATTTGTCGTTGGTGCGTACGCGCCCTAATTGACTTTCGATAGCGCGCAGTTGTGTTTTTAGCGCCTCTGCCGTTGCCGATGATTCGATTAGCATTGCCGCATTGATATAATTGCCGCAGCCCGTACAGCCTACTGGAGGCGTTTCCCAGGCGCTGGAAATTGCCAATACCGTGAAATAATCGTGGAGCAACGCCGCCGCCCTGGGAATATTGACAGCAGGTTCGATGTTGCTGCCCAATTCGATACAAACGCGTTGCATGGGGTTATCTACTACGCTCAATTTCAACTCCCACCGATTTGGCAAAACGCACCGCGCCTGGTTTTTCTACGCGCACGATCACTTTTTCGACCTGCGGCTCACCCAGGCAAATATCTGCCAGATCGGCGGCCAACGCCTCTACAGTGAGGCGCTCGGCAGTTTCGGCGTGCGCCTGTACCTTTTTGGCTACTGTGCGATAGTTTATACAGTCGGCGATGTCGTCGCTTTGTGAGGCCAGACTTTGATCGCTAAACAGCGTAATATTTATCAGCATTTCTTGCAGCTTCTTGCGCTCCCAATCCTCAATGCCGATAATGCCGCGGGCTACCAAATCTTTGATGATGGTTTTATCCATATGTTCTCCTTCAGACCAGGTGCCTGCCACCGTCCAGGTGAATAATCTCTCCGGTGATATAGCTGGGGCCAGTCAGCAAAAAGAGCAGTGCTTCCCCGACTTCGTCAA
Above is a window of Chloroflexota bacterium DNA encoding:
- a CDS encoding cyclic nucleotide-binding domain-containing protein, producing MNLLELIRNIELFRGLNTEELEAIAAICKSRNLSKGEILVTENEIGDEFYIISQGAAEVLVRAAAPTPQSIIHLGSGQVVGEMALVDKGPRSATVKVLQDNTRVQVIHNADFKAL
- the folE gene encoding GTP cyclohydrolase I FolE; this encodes MQQNYDTVRKIADLFENGGIDEKEIEKAIKVIIEAVGEDPQREGLQRTPERVASAYSELLAGYRTDPIELLNGALFEVNYDEMVIVRDIEFYSLCEHHMIPFLGRAHVAYLPNGRVIGLSKIPRIVDMFARRLQVQERMTQQIADLIDELLDPRGVAVVLEGVHLCSMMRGVKKHDARMTTSSMVGHFRRNMATRQEFLDNISRGSTPLRF
- the folK gene encoding 2-amino-4-hydroxy-6-hydroxymethyldihydropteridine diphosphokinase; the protein is MSVVDNPMQRVCIELGSNIEPAVNIPRAAALLHDYFTVLAISSAWETPPVGCTGCGNYINAAMLIESSATAEALKTQLRAIESQLGRVRTNDKFAARTIDLDVLLIDDVLIEPDLWKYAHLAVPVAELLPELQQPQDGRRLCDLANDLLAETPITLRAEVLLNPPQ
- a CDS encoding dihydroneopterin aldolase: MDKTIIKDLVARGIIGIEDWERKKLQEMLINITLFSDQSLASQSDDIADCINYRTVAKKVQAHAETAERLTVEALAADLADICLGEPQVEKVIVRVEKPGAVRFAKSVGVEIERSR